ggttccctcctgGCAGCACCGCAGGAGACAAAgcaactttactttttctgCCAGCCGGCaacgggtacagctatcctctgccgacTTCCGTCATAAATTCCCTTTCGGTGTTTCTTTTGCGTGGTCGCCTGGCACCGGCCTACAGGCGTTGATCGCTTTTCCTGGAGTGATGATGGCCCCACTTTACACCGCATCGCGCGgccaggataagaccgttgagggatCTCGGCTACTACCAAGACCCACGTGCTCATCGTtgtcctgcaaactcataaatCAAGTTAGCTGCACCGGCATACACCgggtatgccggcttagcgTTAGTCATACTCCGcgatgccggcatacttgTTTATGCCAGCCTTGCCttcgttatctcggctagagtaGTGCCGTTATGACCCTACTCGGGGTCATCACCCCGACACAACATGCCAAGGGGACATTGGTATTCTACCATTTAAATACTAATATTGCTATCATCAGTCTTGAGAGGGATTTCCGTGGCATTCGTCCATTTGATATTTGCTGTAAAGATGATTTATCTAAACCGGTAGTAGCTATAGGGCGTCAAATTACAGAAGGATTTTTAATGGCCTCAAAAGGTGAAGTGATTCGCGACAAGCTCGCCGTACTTGCAGAATCAACCTTTCTTGAAGAACCTGTAAGGCATACTGAGATGCTGTCCACATGCAGAATCAAGAAGGTACACTAAAAAAATTCTCTTGCCGTTATTTACGTAGTAGCTGATATTGATAGTTTGGGTCAGAATACATTTGCGTTGTCTCTTTAATTAATCTATTAGTACATCTAGCAAGCTGCTATATGTATGGCATTACAGTTTCTCTATTAACTGGGACATCTACGTTTTCTGTTCTAGGCTGGGATTGGAGGCCCCCTTATTAATTTTGATGGGGCTTTTGTTGGCATGAACCACTATGATGGAAGTGGACAAACTCCTTTCCAGCCAAGGCATAAGATTGTTGaaattctgaaaaaagaaattaattgGCGAAAAGGAAGGTATTCTTTGTTTGACTTGTTGCTATCTGTGTAGGCTTACACTTATCTCTATGAACTTGcgctgagaaaaaaaaaatcgttgACAGACTGTCCATGAGCACTCCCCATGGTGTCAGATGTGGCATATATCATATCGTCAACCCCCTCTTCGTGGgagcatatactccctccgattcatattaagtgtcactgatttagtaaGAAGTTGTAATAAATcaccgacacttattatggatcggacgGAGTATTATATATTCGTGGTCATCAACTTACATCAGAAAGGTATATTGGATGACAGGTGGCCTGTGCCCGAGCCATACTTTAGCCTCGGTCAACTTGGCATGGATAGGAGGAGCTTTGATCTGTACCGGCGTATTGGAAGACAACTACAATAGAGTATAGACGTCATTTTGTTGGAGTGCTATTGTTCGTAGTTCTGCTCATTTCTAACGGTCCTGTAGTGGTATTTATTGTCTATGGTTGTCCTCGTTCTGGTTATCTTCAAATGGACCTGTAATGCTGTTAGTACTGTCTATAATGTGTTCATTCTGCTCATGTAAAAGCTCGTTTGAGCTTCCTCGATATGCTCCCTCCTCCGCGCATGGCAGAACCTGACTGCGTCAAACAACTGTTTTTCTTGTCTCTTATCTCTTTCAAAATTGCACCATTTTGATTGTTCCCCTGCTGCTTGACTTTGGCGCTTTATCCTTCCACAAATCAATCCACATTTTGATTGTTCTACTGACGTCTGAGGAGCACTTCTGTCCCCTAGTCAAGCCTCATTTTGAAACACAGTTTCAGTAATCATCCCGTAGCATGATCTTACCGAAAATACTACTACAACACGTTTATCATATTGCCATGCCAAGAAGTCCTCCTGCCATAACCTAGTACTGTGATTTCCCATTGCCTATTTTCGATTAAAGCTCGCCTCAAAAATCCAACATCTTCATGGATTGCTCTCCGCGTTTGAGATGGCCTGCTTCCCAACATAGAGTTCGGTATATTACCATTCGGGTAATAGACCAAGAAACTCCTCATCCTGTAATAATCTCTATCCTCTAGGCCTGACGTGCTAATATCTCCAGATTACGAACACTCGAAATCTTTGAAACCAGGACACAGATTAGATGTAAAATCTCATCTTGGTTATAGGGGAAGAGCCATGGTGGCTATGACAACGCTTCAGGCGAACTGATACCCTTGGGACGTGGAGTCGATGAGGTCAAGAATGAGAGTGTCAAACTGATATCGTTGATGAGGTCAAGAATGGGAGTGTTAACCCTTGGGACGTTGGTGGAGACGTGGAGTTATAGGGGAAGAGCCATGGGAGGCAGCGACTCTTAACATTTTTACATTCTTGCAAGCCCATTATATATGATGGTTATGACACTGTCATTGTCTATATTAGATATAGAGGTGATTGATATTATCATGGCTCAGATTAGACACGTTGCATCTCTTAAAGTTTTAATTCTCATGTTAACAGCAAGTTAAATACAGTATTAAACTGCTATACTTGGAACTAAGAATTGTATTGTacaatgtttttttgttgccaCGCTCACTACAAAGGCACGGGAACAAGCATACCATCATTATTAAACAGATGGACCATATAGTGGTAACTTTGTAGCTAGTTTTGTACAAATTCCAGAATAACATGACAAAAGGTCCCAAACTACGCAAGTCACCTTCAGAATAAATAGATCCATAATAACCACATATACACACAATGCGAACATGGTGCAGATTTTAGCCGacacaaaaaagagaaaggaagaCGTTTGATTGATTGCTCACAGGATCGTACTTCAGCTCACCGTGTCAGTTTGCTTGTTGTTCTCCGATGCACATCAGAACTCAACAGGAAAGACCTAACTCAAACACGTCTAAGTACCACATAGGAAATTTGCAAACCGTTCCTTGCTTGCCATCTTTCAGAACGGGAGAGACTGAATTGATGAGGTCAAGAACTGCTATTATTCTTTTGCCAAAAGGATCTGAAAGGCAACTGAGAAATCCATGAGGACTCGCTGCCTGGAGATTTAGCGGATGGAGAAGCACTTGAGCCAGCAGTGGGGTCTTGCCAAAACTTGAGAACATAAAGGCTCTCCTCTTCAGTACATCTCTTCAAGAGAACACGCGATGCATACCCCTTCTCATTCATCAAATGGCATATACCCAAAGGATCATTATCTTCAAGGGCAATCATGTACATACACCCTCTTTCTGATAGCAGCTCGCGCACAGCAGGAAGAATTCGGTCAATCACTTGGCGCCCATTCAGCCCTCCAGCCCAAGATGAAGCAATGCCCTTGATCCCGATTTCTTCCTCAGGTGTTGGCACATAAGGAGGGTTCACAACAACCACATCAACCATACCAGCCAGACGTTTCTCAAGACCTGACACAATATCAGTTGCAATAACATCTGCATGAATGCCATGTGCTTCAAGTGTTGCTTGAGTTGTCTCCACAGCATGTTGGTTGATATCTGTTGCTAAGTAGTGGGTTCCAGAGCCTAATTGCCTGAGCATGATGGCCAGAGATGTGACGACATAACCACTGCCACATCCTACCTCAAGGCATAAACTCGGCTGTAGTGCCAGAAGTTGAGCTTTGTCAGAGAGCAGCGCATCAACAAGGGCAAAGGAATCATCACATGGTTCATAAACCTCCGGATGCCTTGCGACAAGCTGAATCTGGGCAGTGTTTAGTGTCCTCCCTGATGCAGCCTGCAAAAGCAAGATCCTATAATCATaaagtgcaaaaaaaataGCCCACATTTTCTGAAGCACAATATTGATACTTTCAATTTGATCTCTTGAAATTATTAgaagataaaagaaaaatagccCATACCACAACACATAATGGGTAATTTTCTTTCGGGAAATATAATGAGCATATGTTTATGCAATCTGGGCATCAATCAAAGAAGGGTTTTCTGATTGATTAGGCGCAAATGAAAAGTGCATGCCCGCTCATATGCACCATCTCGCAGTATCGATTCACATTTTCTTTCATAACTCTATCATGGATACAGTACaaaatatagttttttttttgtaaaatgaCGCCTTACTTCAAAGCTGATTTTTCAAGGAGCATTTATTGCCTTTAACTGGAGGGTACCTGTCTCATGTTTACTCTAATAGTATATAACTCATATTTGTTCCAATATTGACAAACTCATACTTTGGAAATCATCTGGACAATGTTTGCTTTACAAACATTGCTCGCTTAGATAAATCCACACATCACCCCCACTGAGGCACGACAAATATTACATTTGCTAAAGCAGTTTCAGTGACAAATCCAGGTGGGGAGCAGAAAAGATAAAACATAAGTGATTCTACATGAAACAAGTACCTGACTACACTAAAACTAGAACAAAAGCATTTGAATGTTGTAGTAAAGCTCGAGTTCCTAATAGGGTTTGCATCAAGCTCATCTAGTTTAAGTGTAAAGAGACATGTCAGGCTGGAAAGAAACAGCTCCAGCTGGACTGGAGCAGGCTATCACATCCAGGCAAACCATGTAAGGCACCATTTGGCATCCTGATGGCTTTTGTGAAGTACTGAAAATTTTCCACTTTTGAATACGACAGTTAGCTAATAGTATCATTACTTCCCGGCATAACAGCAAAAAGGTCTTACTAGGTTTAGTAAATAGACTGGATTCCACAGCACAATACAGCAACTGCAAAATTGCCCGAAAGTAGAAAAGAATAATATTATCCTTGCATCCGTAGAAAGGCTACGAGCATAGGCACCTTGCCTCCAATTAGAGCCACAGAAAGAGAGGGACTTCTCGGTTTCTCGTGCTACACTGGTGACGCAAATAGTGACTGCAGCCATAACATACTGATCCTACCCTTTTCTATCCCCCCATTATCCAGTTCCCTTCTAATCTTACAAAAGGACCTGAAGTCTATCACCACACGTAATAGACTGAGACTCGAGATTTCGAAACCGCATTCGAGTTCACTATCTTGATCATGTGTGTATTGCATATTTCAAATACAGGATTTGATGTCATCGACACCGACTCCTACGACGCAAGCATTCGAGTTGCGACCCTaagacgacgatgacgacaacagcaacaacaaaaccTAGCAAAGTGATGCTGAAAAGAGCTGACCTTGCCCCTCTTGGGGAGACTCTTCAAGTCGCTGTTGGTAGAGACCTCCGCGAGCTTCCCCTCCACGGCCGACACCGCCGCGCTGTCGCCAGCCGACATGGAGCAACCGGAGAGGCAAGAGCCGGAGGAAGTTGCCACCACAAATCGCCGGGGCGTGTCTCCGCTGCAGCGCAACCGAACCGAGAGCCGGAGCGGCGAGAGCCCGATGAATGATCAGAAGATCGAAATTATAGATATTAATCTTTAGAAACCAAGGGGGCGAACCGAACCTGCCTCGCTCGAAGACTAGGGCTAGGGCCTGATGGCGCGGCGGGGAGCGCAGGGGAGCGGGTGGAAGGGGAAGGGGGATCTAGTGCTTGATGGGTAGAGGGGAGGCgagaagaggcggcggcgctatcgcaggagggcggcggcgcagtggggaggaaggggagccGCCATCGCCATGTTGCCCTCGGTTTCGGGTCTGGGTCTGGTCTTGTGAGGACGAAGTCACGAAGGGTATGTTGGTGCGGGCACTTGTCTGGTTGAGGTTCGGCTTAGCCCATTCCTTCTCTCTCGCTCGCGCGCCTCTGTCTGACTCTATCCACTTCAGAAGCGAAAAATCTCCCCCAAAATCTAGGCGAAGCTTGGTGAAATCCAAAACCCTCAGCGGccaccgctgctgctgctgctgcatgctcCCATGGCGCTcgtctccaccaccaccgtcGCGTCGTCCTCCTACCACTGCGACCCCCACTTCCCCGCCGCCAGGAGCTGGTGCCGCCCGaggagccgcggcggcggccggagactCGCGGTGGTGGCGCGGGTGAGCGCGCCGAGGGAGGagtcggccgccgccgccaccgccgcggggGAGCGGGGCAAGTACTCGTACGAGGTGGACTCGCTGATCGACCGGCTCAGCAACCTGGCTCCCCGGGGCTCCATCGCGCGCTGCCTCGAGACGGCGCGCCACCGCCTCACGCTGCAGGACTTCGCCGCCGTGTACCGCGAGTTCTCCCGCCGCGGCGACTGGCAGCGCTCCGTCCGCCTCTTCAAGTACATGCAGCGCCAGTCCTGGTGCCGCCCCGACGAGCACATCCACGCCATCGTCATCGGCGTGCTCGGCCGCCAGGGCCCCGCCCTCCTCGACAAGTGCCTCGAGGTCTTCCACGACCTCCCCGCCGACTCCCGCACCGCGCTCTCCTACACATCCCTCATCGCCGCCTACGCCCGCAACGCGCTGCACGAGGAGGCCCGCGCGCTGCTCGACCAGATGAAGGCCGCGGGGGTcgcgcccaccgccgccacctacAACACCGTGCTCGCCGCCTGCGCCCGCGCCACTGACCCGCCTGTCCCGTTTGACATGCTCCTTGGCCTCTTCGCCGAGATGCGGCATGACGTCTCCCCTGCCGTGCGCCCCGACCTCACCACCTACAAcaccctcctcgccgccgccgccgttcgctCCCTCAATGACCAGGCCGAGATGCTGCTGCGTGCCATGCTGGAGGCCGGTGTCTTGCCAGACACGGCGTCTTACCGTCACATTGTGGATGCCTTTGCTAGAGCTGGCGACCTCTCCCGTGTCGCCGAGCTGTTCCGTGAGATGGCGGACACAGGGCACACACCGGACCCCTCCGCGTATCTCGGGCTCATGGAGGCCCACACGCGGGTTGGTGCCACTGCCGAAGCGGTGGCTGTTCTGCGGCAGATGCAGGCTGATGGCTGCGCGCCCACGGCTGCAACATACCGTGTCCTGCTTGATCTGTATGGAAGACAGGGGCGGTTCGATGGCGTGCGTGAGCTATTCCGTGAGATGAGAACAGCTGTACCTCCAGACACAGCCACCTATAATGTGCTCTTCAGTGTTTTCGGGGATGGCGGCTTCTTcaaggaggtggtggagctCTTCCATGATATGCTTCGTACGGGGATAGAACCTGACATGGAAACCTGTGAAGGTGTCTTGGTTGCATGTGGTCAGGGTGGACTCCATGAGGATGCGAGAGAAGTTCTTGACTATATAACGAAAGAAGGAATGGTGCCTACTGCAAAGGCCTACACTGGCCTAGTTGAAGCTCTTGGTCATGCAGCTATGTATGAGGTCAGTTTACGAATCAAATACAGTATGATATGACCCCTAATATAGCCCATTTGTCATGCAATTTTCCATGTGTTATTTGGTATTCAGGAGGCTTATGTTGCATTCAACATGATGACTGAAATTGGTAGCTTGCCAACAATAGAGACCTACAATTCTCTTGCAAATGTGTTTGCCAAGGGCGGCCTCTTTCAGGAGGCTGAGTCCATCTTTTCTCGGATGACCAACAGTGCTGGtattcagaaaaataaagattCATTTGATGCCCTCATTGAAGCGTACTGCCAGGGTGCACAATTAGATGACGCGGTGAAGGCATACATGGAGATGCGCAAGTCTAGGTTTAATCCTGATGAACGCTCTCTCGAGGGGGTACTCAACGCCTACTGCATAGCAGGGGTTATAGATGAGAGCAAAGAGCAGTTTGAAGAGATCCAATCCAACATGGCTGTGCCTAGCATTATTGCTTATTGCATGATGTTGTCACTATATGCTAGGAACGACAGGTAATGGTCACGGACAACTATATTCCTTTCAGTCTGTCAAACTTTCGTGCTCCTCTTGAAGGTTGCTCATTGTTCAAATACAGATGTTGAAACGACAATTATACCAAATATGTTTTCCTAATCAAATAGCTGGCTGGGGGTAGATAACTCACTGCTTCTGCACAAGACAACCAGCTTACTGGGCAATGGGAAAAGAAGATTTACAAACTTTATACCTTCAGTTAGATTTGCCAATCATCTTCAATTAAGATGGCCAATAAAAGTTTAAACTAGAAATTGGAACACAAATCACAAAGATGCCCAACAACCAACTGCGTCTGAACAATATGTTGCTCTTCTAATTAATACGGATGGGATATCCATGCAATTCTGTACTAGGATATTTATTGCTTGGATTTTATGAGTTTCGTTTTCAGAAGCTGTATAGTTCCTTTGGTGTGCTGGTTCAACTTCTAGAAGTTACTTGTTTCCACTGTGATATCTCATGGATTTGACTTCGTTGTTATTATATGATATCATACACGAGTTTTGAGAATGATGTGGATtgaattttttcctttttttatttcgTGTGATGTTTGTTGTAATTATTAGGCTTAAATCGTTTGGGCCTGTTGACCTAGGTATTCCCTACATTGTAGAGGAATTATGACCTGAGATTTAATCTTCTCATTTTCTACTTGATTACTTTTGAGATGTCTCTCGGGGTGCAATGGTGTGCACACAAGTTTGTGAACCTACCGACCCATGTTCAAGGACTCACCTCAATTAATAAGTAGCCAGGTGGCACCATCTACGTAGTTAAATGATTTGATGCAAGCGTACTTGTGCTTACTGAAACTTAAATGTGACCTGAGATTTTAACTTCTTGAAACTTAAATGATGATAGAACTGCAATGTAATCAGTTTGTTATTTCAGGTGGGCTGATGCTTATGATTTGCTGGaagaaatgaaaacaaatcGTGCTAGTAGTACACATCAAGTGATTGCTTCAATGATCCAAGGGGAGTACGATGATAGCTCTAATTGGCAAATGGTTGAATATGCCCTTGACAGCAGTAACTTGGAAGGGTGTGACTACAGTTTACGATTCTTTAATGCTCTCCTTGATGTGCTTTGGTGGTTTGGTCAAAAGGCTCGGGCTGCAAGGGTTCTGGATCATGCAGTAAACTCTGGCCTCTTCCCTGAATTATCCCGTGACACAAAGCTGGTCTGGTCTCTAGACGTGCACAGGTATATTCGTTTTCATTTGCAGTCTTTTCATAAACTGTTTCAGTCTTATATTTGTCAGTCTTTACTTAAGTTTGTTTGCATTTCAGGATGTCTGTTGGTGGAGCACTGGTAGCTGTGTCAGTATGGCTTAATAAACTGTACGCCCGACTAAAAGGAGAGAAAGATCTTCCTCAATTGGCCTCTGTTGTTGTACTGTAAGCTTTCAGCCTAAGTCTGAAAATGTTCTATTACCGTTCCTTGCTTTATTATGCTAAATCTAGAACTGCTCTGGAATTGGTTTATGTATGTTGATACATTAGTAAAGGAAATTGATTTTTAAACTGCTGCAATATAGTTTTAGTTCAACTTTAATGGAGGGCTATATAAGTAATAACCACATCACACTGGGAGGAAAGTATTGAAGCATAAACACATTTCCTCAGAATGGAAGCACTTCCAGAAGAGAGGTTCACAAAACTAGAAGCTTGTTTTAAGCTGCTGCAATAGACTATAGATCATTTCCTCAGAAGAGAAGCCCTTCAGAGGAATCATTTCATatccctcttttttttagaatcatttCATATCCCTCTTAGTATTAGGCCTATGACAATTTTTTGTTAATATTTTCTCTGTTCTGCTTTGGTCTGATAGTTCTTTGACCAACAGGAGAGGGAAAATGGAGAAAAGCACGATCACAAGAGGACTGCCGATCGCAAAAGTGGTGTACTCCTTTCTGAACGATACATTGTCATCATCCTTCCATTATCCAAAATGGAACAAGGGGCGAATCATATGCCTGAAGTCCCAGTTGAAAAAGCTGCAAGCAGCCATAGATTCCTCCAACGGAGCTGCCGTCCCTGGTTTTGTCCACATGACGGACTCCCGTTTGCCATCTCCTGGCTCGAAAATATACACCCGGGAGCCGCTAGTCGAGAATGGCGCGGCCCATTCGGGTGATGAATCATCGGTAGAAGAAAAGGAGTCAGAACTCCTTGCACTATGAGCTTTTGGGGTCACAGATATGGTATTATCTGGCTGAACAAGGGAAGAGATTGAGGTGCAGAATAGCAGTTTTGGGGATCTTCACGCCATGGCTGAACAAGAGCAAGCGGCCATCCAATGCCTTGGAGAGCGCACCGCTCGGTTCTTTCAGTTATATACTGCAGCGAATTGCCTTGCTGGAATGTCTGCACATACAGGAGTTCCTGATGCCCCTGCTTCCACTCTTAACTTTCACAAGAGGATGCTGGAGGTCTTCCACAGTCCCAGCCTCCCGGGTGGTGCATTTCAGGGTTCAGCGTAGGATCAGATCACGCATGTTGCTGTTAGCTATGAACCTTGTTGTTTGGATGCGCTGCGGGTACGCTCGAGATAATGAAATAGTAGGAATTTTGGATAAATTAATTTATGATTCCTGTTATTTTGTCTACGCTATTGGCCTTCAAATTTTAAACAGATTCTAATGTACGCGTAGGAGTTTTACACATGTACTAGCAGAAGCAAATTCGTGAGTTCAAAATTCAGACTCCAATCCACTGACGTTCGGGTTCTGTTCTTCAACCGCCGCAGCCACTGCCTCGTGGGGCCACCTCTCGCGGTTTTATCACTCAAATCCGGGCTTCTCTTTAGTTTACTCCGGCCGGCAAATCCCATCGTGCACTGCAAAGGTACCGCCGGCACTCGAACCAGAGCCACCGTGCTGCGCTGCGTAGCGGAGGAGACCGGAAGGGGCTGCGCCCGCGGCGAGATGGGGACGGAGggttcgtcggcggcggcgaggcaggcCAAGGAGTCGCTGGAGCTGGCGTTCCAGATGTCCCAGATCCTGGACACGGGGCTCGACCGCCACACCCTGTCGCTGCTCATGGCGCTCTGCGACCGCGGCGCCAACCCGGAGGCCCTCGCCGCCCTCGTCCGCGAggtctcctccgccgctcccccgacgaccgccgccgccgccgccgccgcccccgcgcccgccacgcccgccgcctcgATGTTTCCTTCCGGCTTCCGCCAgccctagctagggtttgtgATTTGTGACCCCCAATTCTTCCCGACCGCTTGATCATCACCATTGTATGCGTGAACTTAGGCCTTCTGTTCTGTAGGATGAAATTGGTTTGTGATTTGTGTTCTCAAGAGTGGTAATGCTGGGAGTTTGTGTCAAGCTATGTTACATTCTAGCACATGGATTCAGTTCGTTGAATTATCCATATGCTTATGACATCAATACGTATGGTTAGAGAGACGAATTGGCTATAAGATTCTGAACACTATCTCTCTTTCTCTGGATCACCTGTATAATTGTGAATTCGACATTTTCATTGACAGGTAACAGACTCATTAGTACAATCTACAATGGCTGCCATATCAATGTTCTTAGTAGTTGGTTGAGGTGTAGGCACACATGTCCCAACTCATCATATCCAAGGGCTGAGCTTTTGAGCTCACCCTTCATTAtgttattgttttctttgtcgCTTAGTGATTAAGAAAGTTAATGCAGTAGAGTAAAAATGATCGTCATGTTAGCTCATTGCccttgaaaaaagaaaggaggaGATGCGTTAGCACACTTTTGAAGTTGATAGTTCTCAGGGTGAATATAAGCCTTAGTGCCTTACAACCATGATGCTGCCAAACTTATACTCTATCCTTTATGCTGGCTTGAGTGAGGTTTCAAAAGGTTCCTGCAGTTCACTTATCATGAACAAATGTACTCTTGTCCAGTGTCTAAAATCTCAGTCGATGTGCAACCACTACAACTGCCACCTGTTGATTTTCTACAATATGCTCAACAATGCTTGGTGCTCcctttttttattgaatttaTCTGAGATAATCTAATCTTTCTGGGTGTCAAATCCAAGTCCTGTTTTGTAACCAGCAGCATCTTCCctactgcattttttttactggatGTCTTTCCAAGCCTTTTCTTCAGGTTATGTTGGTGTGCCTTAAATCTGTCGTTGAGCAGGTATCTAAGAGCGGATGCAACTGGCGTTCTCGATTTGAAGTGGgagcaaatttgaaattgggctTGCAGGAAGGGTCAGATTAGCCATATCTGAGATGGAGATCTTGCTTTACAATGCAAATAGTGATGTTGTTGTTTCCATAAAGAAAGCTGTGGTTCACCAGAGTCTCTGAAATTGTTATGTTTCTTTGCTTGAGTTGTACGACAAGGTAGAGTATAATACACTTTAGTGATGATTAGGGGCGTTTCCTTTTGATTCCATTCATCATTGTCTTATTTACTCCCATCAGTTGTATGCATCATCTGGACATCTGGTATTCTCAGCTGATTATCCCCTCTTTGACCATAAGAGCCATCCTGCTTAGTCATATGCTTATCCAAAAGGAACGTGCCATGGCCATTAACCAAACTCTCATTTTCCGGATAACAGATCAAAAGCTGTGAGAACGACATCTCAGTGCCACACCACACCACAccacaccacaccacaaaTTACTCTTATTCTTACTCTCATTTTCAGTTAGATCCAATCCAAGTCACTTTTACTCGGCTTCATTTCTGGCTCAAAATTTTGCCGGAAGATGGCAAAGCATCCAAACATTGCCCATGTCTTGGGGAATCGGTAGTTCCAGATTAGAGTCAGGACAAATGGCCGGAACAAAGGAATCGTCTCAGGGCCGCCAGCGGAGGGTAGGCCGGGTTGGTCGTTTTGTACTTTGCCCTTATGGCCTTGTGGGCCGAGTGACCCCGCGATTTGAGGTCATTTTCTAagccaaagaaaagaaaaaaggaataaCTAAATTTTTCCAAAGGAGAGACCAAGAGAGACCAAACCAAAGCATCGGCTTCGGTCG
This is a stretch of genomic DNA from Brachypodium distachyon strain Bd21 chromosome 1, Brachypodium_distachyon_v3.0, whole genome shotgun sequence. It encodes these proteins:
- the LOC100829370 gene encoding hemK methyltransferase family member 2, with protein sequence MSAGDSAAVSAVEGKLAEVSTNSDLKSLPKRGKAASGRTLNTAQIQLVARHPEVYEPCDDSFALVDALLSDKAQLLALQPSLCLEVGCGSGYVVTSLAIMLRQLGSGTHYLATDINQHAVETTQATLEAHGIHADVIATDIVSGLEKRLAGMVDVVVVNPPYVPTPEEEIGIKGIASSWAGGLNGRQVIDRILPAVRELLSERGCMYMIALEDNDPLGICHLMNEKGYASRVLLKRCTEEESLYVLKFWQDPTAGSSASPSAKSPGSESSWISQLPFRSFWQKNNSSS
- the LOC100830599 gene encoding pentatricopeptide repeat-containing protein At1g74850, chloroplastic; translated protein: MALVSTTTVASSSYHCDPHFPAARSWCRPRSRGGGRRLAVVARVSAPREESAAAATAAGERGKYSYEVDSLIDRLSNLAPRGSIARCLETARHRLTLQDFAAVYREFSRRGDWQRSVRLFKYMQRQSWCRPDEHIHAIVIGVLGRQGPALLDKCLEVFHDLPADSRTALSYTSLIAAYARNALHEEARALLDQMKAAGVAPTAATYNTVLAACARATDPPVPFDMLLGLFAEMRHDVSPAVRPDLTTYNTLLAAAAVRSLNDQAEMLLRAMLEAGVLPDTASYRHIVDAFARAGDLSRVAELFREMADTGHTPDPSAYLGLMEAHTRVGATAEAVAVLRQMQADGCAPTAATYRVLLDLYGRQGRFDGVRELFREMRTAVPPDTATYNVLFSVFGDGGFFKEVVELFHDMLRTGIEPDMETCEGVLVACGQGGLHEDAREVLDYITKEGMVPTAKAYTGLVEALGHAAMYEEAYVAFNMMTEIGSLPTIETYNSLANVFAKGGLFQEAESIFSRMTNSAGIQKNKDSFDALIEAYCQGAQLDDAVKAYMEMRKSRFNPDERSLEGVLNAYCIAGVIDESKEQFEEIQSNMAVPSIIAYCMMLSLYARNDRWADAYDLLEEMKTNRASSTHQVIASMIQGEYDDSSNWQMVEYALDSSNLEGCDYSLRFFNALLDVLWWFGQKARAARVLDHAVNSGLFPELSRDTKLVWSLDVHRMSVGGALVAVSVWLNKLYARLKGEKDLPQLASVVVLRGKMEKSTITRGLPIAKVVYSFLNDTLSSSFHYPKWNKGRIICLKSQLKKLQAAIDSSNGAAVPGFVHMTDSRLPSPGSKIYTREPLVENGAAHSGDESSVEEKESELLAL
- the LOC100832933 gene encoding mitotic-spindle organizing protein 1A: MGTEGSSAAARQAKESLELAFQMSQILDTGLDRHTLSLLMALCDRGANPEALAALVREVSSAAPPTTAAAAAAAPAPATPAASMFPSGFRQP